Below is a window of Macadamia integrifolia cultivar HAES 741 chromosome 8, SCU_Mint_v3, whole genome shotgun sequence DNA.
AGAAGAGCAGAATGATGATGTAGCCAAGGTTGGTTCATTCAACAGTTCTAACACGTAGAGAGAGGATGTTATATTATAGGATTCTTGCCAGTATTATCAGATTCATCTTGTTTTCTTTGAATAAATCAAAGGAGACTTCCCATTTCTTGAGCTGAACTTACACTGAAATCAAGCAATACTGTGGCACTATCAACACACAAAAGACCAGATTTTCAGGCAAGTGTGGTACTTACACAAGCAACCAATTGCAAATGCATCCTAAAGGCTTGTGCAAATCTGGTAATGAATGAACCAACTGTCACCAGAACTTCTGGCCCGGCTGGGAATTGTTCTTTATAAATGGAATCACCATCTTCGACATAGTGGCAGTCTGCTCTTCCACCGGAACCATACAGCAATACCATATTCCACATCCCCATCATCTGGGTAGTCACCTTCCAATCATACATTATCTTCTATATACAGCAAGGTGGCAGATGGCACCAATTTCTTTCTCCCTACTTTTAAGGAGGTTttgaaacctacaaaaagaatCACGACCATTTATCATGCAATGATATCTCGAGTGATAATTCCATATGTATTATAGTTTTTGGTTAGGAGAGTCCCAGGAACTTTCATAATACAATAAGTTCGACTGTTCAAGAGATGACAAAGTAACAGTTTGGGGTGACCAAAAGAAATGAGAAGCTGATgaaatagagagaaaaatgaaaatataggtCCTTATGGCAGTGGTATTACATACATCAAAGCTTCCAAGATTAAGCGTTAAGAATGTTGTCAGGCAAGGATTACCCCTAATGGCATGCCAATACTCCAACAGAAACTTCAgtgaactttaaaaaaaaaaaaaaatgtaaaatacacCTGAGATTTGAGAATAAGTTTTCGGCAGCAAATCATTGTTGCTCAATCTGTTAGTGTAAATCACAAATATCAGGAGTCAAAGATTTCCGATTTAAACTGTCAATGTCACACTTACATGAGCACAGAAACCTTTTGAGTCTTGACAAGAAAATGAAGTGTGAAGAACTACCAGAACCTGAATCAACATTTACTAGCAGTAATTTCATAAATTTGCCATCAGCTTAGGAATGGGAAAACCTGATAAAAACAAATGAACAAACATTAAAATGTGAGTAGATAGGTACAAGAAGAGATGGGACCAAGAAGTATCTCAACAAGAAATTCTTCTCTTAAGCTCcagctactgcagggtctgggaggggcaagtgtacgcagccttaccccccgcttcacagaagaggctgtttccaagttttgaacctgtgaccaacatgttatGATAATGCAACTAAGGCATTGTGCCACAGGCTTGCCCACTAAGTATCTCAACAAGAAATATATATCTGAAAGATATTGAGGTGAACAATCCTGAAATACTTGCATAAAATACAGGCATTTACAAGTCTTAGTGAGATCTCAAGTTTTATCATACAAATCaacaagaaaaatagagaaatgtACAACAATATATGTCGGATATGAACACACAGGAACAGTAGATATTAATCCTACAGATATTCAAAGAGAAATGAAGGCAAAattattcaataaaagaaactgCTTGAGAAGAGAAGTTTATTGAGTATCCTTTTGCAATTAAAAACAGGAAAGgcaaaaaacatataaaaatacAAGGAAGACCATGctatgggaagaaaaaaaaaaactcttgatTACTATACAATGGCAAAAAGAAACTTCTTTCATTTCTAAAAAGCAAACCTTATACCAGAACAACTCATAACAAAAAGAGCTGCTGTACAAGGATTTCCATACAAGGTAGCAAGGACAACCTAAAAGTAAGATACAAAAGAGCTTACTGTGTTTGGAAGAAATACATGGTCTTgaataaaggagagagaagctttgTACAATTGTTATGAGGAATTTTCTCATATCATAAACTCTGGGACTGGTCAACCGGCCCAGGCAACATCATAAAAGGATGGGGAAGAATGACAGGGCCCGGCAACAATGCGACAGGCGGAGGAAGAAGAACAGGACCCTGCACCATTGTCACATGATGTGAATGATCGTTATGTACTTGCAATACTGTAGCAAGATGGGATTGATCAACAACTCCCTGCAGTGATGGAAAAATTAATGCTTTATTGACGGTTGGGTAATGTGTACAATAACAGAAAGCATCATGCATTCACAGAAATCCATAAACCTTACCTCTGAAGATGCATGCATATTATGTCTGGTTTCCTCCCTTGTACggtatattcttttcttctttggtgACTGTTCAAAGCCCGATTTCTCTCTCAAAGTAACAAGATGACCTTTCGCTTTGGTCAGTAAAAGATCAGGCATGTTACCCTCCTTATGTTCGATGATATTTTGCCCTTGAAAAGTACTATCATAGCCCAAATCTTCAGGAGGCAAGGCCCTTCTTGGCATATTGATATCAGAAAGTTTTCCCATGCCTACTCGTAGAATATTAATAGCAACACTAGTTCGTTCAGTGCAAGTGGAACCAAACTCTACAAATTTTGTAGCTGTTTCTTTCAAAACCTCCCCGGAACATCCTCCCACTCCATCAATAGACTGAAGATACCTAGCACTCATTGTCCACCGCTTTAAAATATATCGTGGTGGGATCTCAAATATATTTACCATTTGGAATACCTTGAGCAGATGCCTACAAATCATCCCCTCAAACTCAAACATCTGACAACTGCAGCTTATGCCATTATCAACCACATTAAACGTAGCAACATGCATGTTTTCATCCTTCTCATTGTATTTGTGCACCAAGTACTTGCTGACAGGCCCTTCCTCGTCTGTCTTATTTGCAATGCAACAAGAACTTTCAAGGAATCCATGTCGAAATACTGAAAACATAGTCCTTGTAAAAACTCTGGCAGCTTGTTCTTCAATAGGGCTTTTCGATGTTAAAACTGTTTTTGTATGCATTGTCACAAAATCTTCATCTGCTTCCTTTTCACGAAGTTGCTTTAGGGCGTGATCATACTGAGGTATAAATTCACTTAAAGGAGTCCCTTCATGCAAGAACTCATTAAGATAAGAATTTATACCCTCACTTCTCTTTATTGTAGTCATTCCAGCAAAGAATGCATCTTGTAAGTACAGTGGCACCCAATGGTGGCGCTGATCATACATTAACTTTAACCAATTATTATCTTTCAAACCAAACTTCACAATAAGTGCCTCCCACCCTAATTCAAATTCTTCTGGCTTCTGACTCGCATGAATGCACTTTCTGTATTCAACTTCAAATTCCTTGTGCATTTTAAAAGCATATCCCAGATTTTCCAACTCATTTTTTGCCACATGCCACATGCAAAACCGGTGCCTTACTCCTGGAAAAACCTTCTCTATGGCCGTTCTCATTGCTTCATCTTGATATGTTATCAGAGAAGGAGGCTGCTGATCTAACATAGCTTTGAGCCATGTTTCAAATAACCAAACATAAGATTCCACAGTCTCATCTGCCAGCAACCCAGATCCAAACACTGTAGAATGCCTGTGGTGATTTACACCAGTGAAAGAAACAAGTGGAAACCTGTATTTGTCTGTTTGATACGAGGTATCAAATACCACCACATCCCCAAACTGCTTGTAAGCCTCTCTTGCTCTGCTATCCACCCAAAATAAGCTCCTTATGCTCTGATTCATACCAAATTCTGCTGCATAAAAAAATCCAGAATCTACTGATTGCATGCTTTGGAAATACTCGAGTGTACGATTCCAATCAACTCCAAAgttaattttcctttctttattcaCATAGTTCTTGCTATCTTGGTTGTTGATTCCCACATTATCTGCTCTTTGTGCAGCATCTTGAAGCTGAGCTTTATTTTCGGATGGTCCAACTTCACGTTTAACAGGGATTGACCTCATAGTGTTCATCATTTTTCGATGCGACCGAAGTTTGTAAGCTTCAACAGCATTAACAAGTTCATGATTGTGCTCATGATGAACTTTGTAAACCATCCATCCACCAGATTTTCTTTTAATGCTCATTGCTGCTTGACAATCTACCCTTGTTTCTCTTCGAGACCGAACGACCTTGCCTTTATAACGTTTATCTTTTGTCCAGTGAAATCCTTCATGCGCACACACATACTTGCGGGAAAGAACACTTTTATCGACCTTTGAGCGTTCTACACGACTCTTTCGGATACTGAAACCCTTCTCCTTAGCATATGCATTATAGAATTCATAGGCCTCGTCTTCAGAGCCAAATTGCAAACCAGTGTATGGTTCAGACCCAAGCTTTTTGAGGGAGGCATGGTCACTTTCCTTTCCACCACTTTCATTTTTGTCAACATCTTCCTGTAGAGGCTCCCGTATATCTACAGTCAGTTGTGTCTCCTGAATACTTTCATCAAACACCATCACATCAGCTTTTGTTATCTCTTGACCAAGACTCGAATCATTTTCCGTGTCATCTCCTTTTCGAGATGCTTGGATGTGCATGGTAGGATCAGGCTCTTGAATGACCAAATCAGCTTCTAATAAATCTTGATCAAGATTGATATAGTAATCCATTTCAAGACCTTCACGAAATTGGAAAAACAAAATGcattagaaaatgaggaagtGTGACGATAAAGTTTAAAATGGAACTATTTACATGACAATGCCAACAGAATCTTATGCATTATCAATTGAAACAAATCATGTGAGAGTCATGCAACTTACTTTCTGATCTTATCTGACCTACAGTTTACCAAAAGGCAATGCAGGTGATCAACTATGGCATTTACACCATGTATAGTAGCTGCAAAAGAGAAAGGGTGTAATACTGTAATTAACACTCCATCAACATAATTTAAACCCAAAATTATGTAACTGAGAGTACTGTACTTGACAcagatctcatctcactttAGGAGTACAAGAACCTCATgcacaacaacagcaacaataacattaactcagccttatccaaaTAAACGAGgtctgctacatggatcctcACCCTCCAATtaactctatttgaggtcaaaCTTGATataaggcctaagctatgcatgttttTCTTCACTTCTCCTAAAGTCATTTTAAGCTTGTCCCTAGTTCTTTTGGgtccttcaatctaaatcaaataaCTCCTCCATATTGAGCATCTAAAGAACTCCATTGAGCATGGCCacgccacctcaaacaactttctcataGCTGATCATGTACTGGAGTCACTCCAAAATCAGTTCTAatttgatcattccttactttatcttccctagttttgccacatatccatctcaatatcctcatcttagctacactgagtttatctatatgatgcttcttaatttCCCAATATTCCACATCGTGTATCATAGCTAATCATATGATTatccaataaaattttcttcaaactttaaaggaatacgtcgatcacacaacactccggatacatctccacttcatccatcatatTTTATTGCcaatgaaacatcatcctctatgtcaccttttttatttatgattgagcccatatatctaaaataatcactttgcgtaatctctctctcatcaattttcaccaccatCTGTCCTAGTGTAATTAAAGTTACATATCATATACTCGATTTTCATTTTACTTAtcctaaaaccttttgattccaatatTGATCTTCAAAAACTCCAACTTGGCGTTAATCCTTGTTTTTGTCTCGTCCACCAaaataacaatatcatcagaaaatatCATACAACAATGAACCTGATCTTGAATGCCTCTAGTTAAATTATCTGACGATAagagcaaacaaataagggttCAGAGCAATTGTAATTGGTAATTCACTAACTTAATCCCCACCTCTACAATTCTAATctagtcaccacaccattatAAATATCTTTAGATATGTCcatatatttacttgaaacacttctAGTACTTGCCATATTAAATCCTCTAGGGACTCTGTCATAAGTTTTTTCTATATCAATAAGGATCATATGGAGAACCTCTTGCAATCTTTATATATTTCCCTGAGTCTCTTAAGTAAGTAATAGCTTCTGTCGTCGATCTtcctagcataaaaccaaattggttctccgtaATAATAGTTGTTTGTCTCAAGAAAGTTTCAACAACTCTCTCCCATAATTTTATGGTATGACTCattattagttttatgcctctatagttactGCAGCTCTATATGTTTCTCCTCAATTTCTCTAGCAATCtccttgtgctcataatcttattaaacagcttggttagccaagataaCCATATCTTTCTAAGCTCTTCCACAATTCTATAGGGACCCCATCTAGACTTGGTGTCTTGCTTACTTTATAACCTCTTTCACACTTCTATTAGGACCCCATCTGGACCTAGCACCCTAGTTTTTCATATATATCTTTGATATGTAGTGTCTTGATGGTAATGCAACCTTCTGCGATATGATTattcaaaatttctttatttattaggaTGTAGCAATAATCTTTCCATCTCACCAGAGACTCCTAATCATGCACAATTAATCTACAAATTATAAATCCAGCTAAAATTGATGTTTCACAAACAAACACTACTTTTAAGGTTGTGCAACCAGCTCATGGACCTTCAAGCATGcagtccaaagaaaagaaagatgaataTGTGTCTAGAAGGCCCATTTGGCAGTTATTACAAGCAATATTCAAGGTTCCACTGAAATTTCATGAAATAATTCAGTTTTGCAAGATGTAAAAACAAAATTCCTTGTGATATGTAATAAGTGCAAGGTTTTAGTCCAAATTGCACAATATTTGTGGTTTCAGTATCGCATTGGCTGAAATGTTACAAACCTTTAATATCAAAATGTATAtcaaatgaatataaaaatgtATATTTTCAAAGGAAAGAGGTTAAAATTTCAACCCATTCGTTTGTTTTAGTGTTTCAACTCTAAGATTTGTGAAAACTTGGTTTTTAATACAAGCACGAGACAAGTTGTTGGGCCATATCGGAACGCATCAAAAGCGACGATTTGCTACATTTGTGGAAGTTTTGTGCAAGATTCAAAGTTGTGGAATATGCTATATTATAGAACGTATATATTAGCGTATAACGGATTCTACCAATCTAGGGTCCGAAGTCAAACTACTATTTCCGGGGGGTTTTTCTATGTCTATTGATTCCACGGTGTTCAAAGTGCCTATAATAGGGTTTCCTATAAGTTTCGGGacctaatttggccatttgggTCTCGAACCATCCACCAGCCGAAATTTCACAGCTTCACGATCAACCAAGCTCAAAACCAAAACTTACAGCCTTGGTTACAGAGGGCTTTACATTAGCCATAAAACAAGCTGACGTAGACTTTTACCCAGCTGCACAAAAGGGAAATTCAAAGTCTTCACTCAAGGGGTTAGTGtcaaaataatttttctagTCAATTTTCCTTCCAAAGTTTGAAATTCAACTAAAGGTATATACAAGGAAAGATTGAAATGTAAAttaatcaaaacaaaaccaacTAAGGTCCCTTAAAAACTACTGTTAGCTATGGAAAAGAAACAgaacttaacaaaaaaaaaaaaaaagagtaccaATTTCGCAACCCTATTTATTTCAACCCTAAAAGTGGCCCTATTCATTTCACAGGTAGTACTTGAATTACTTCACTCGAGCAAagccctttcttttctcaagaaAAATGGCAATTCAATGGAACCGAAACACAAACTGGTGTTTGCCACTCAGATTCCAAAACTAAAAGCCAGTAAGAAAACATGACTACTATATATTAATTTCTTATGCGTTGAATAGAACAAGCTTAAAAAGGAGGTTTCTAAATTGTCGAATGAAGAGCTGCTAGACCCGTATTCCAACCATTAAACGTGACAGGGAAATTATCCAACTAAATTCAAACATTTAGCCCACCAAAAATTGACCCCATCAATCTCGATCTGTGAGCTACTACCCCCACCTGAAATGAACCCTAATCCCAAAGCTTCGCTCGTTCAGAACATTCATGATACCCACACTCAAATTCCACTAATCAGATACCCTACAGTCAAATTTCGCCCACCCAAAAGGGGGGGTGTTAAGAGAAAACTCCATCagaattaatttaaaaaaaaaaaaaaaaaatcgaccaGTATACGTTAACTAGTTCTTCCACATACTTGAAAACGGAGGTCCCCTTAATATCTCATGCTTATCTATATCAGAGAATGAACAAAATCATCCATCACCGCTCTGTCAGTTAAAAGATGCCCTACATTCTTATCATCTACCTCATCATCATCCCTTTTCTGTTCCATTTTCGTTTGATAATCAAATCTTCTTATTGATTTGATTACATCAAATCCAACAGATTAAAGtgaacaaataataaataaataaataaaacccacTCAAACAATACAATGGTAATTGAATCTGCCATTGAACTAGGTTAATATATACTGAACTGAACTACAACACTTAAATAATTTCACTGACCTCTTCTCCCCTGATTTTTATTTTCGCGATGGttatgctctttgttatattcaGCGTTCGGTTCCCTTTAAAATTGCCCTAAGCTATTAACCTCTGGATTCCCAGGCTCCTTAGcagaggagagagggagaggaggaggaCGGGGAAGCCGACGACGGTGAGCTGTGAAGCTGGACGAAGTAGCATTTTCTAGgcaaaattacatgattacccaattttgagttccctttacaaaattactcacagaaaattttgattaacaaaaatacccagaattaggtttgagtttataaaattacccacctaaagttttagttaacaaaaatacctaaaatcaggtttgggtttataaaattacccacctaatgttttagttaacaaaaatacccaaaatcaggtttgggtttataaaactgcccaaaatagtgattcttcatcttccacatataattatgtatttttttatgattaaaactttgagtgggtagttttgtaaacccaaactcaattttaggtatttttgttaacttaaactttaagtgggtaattttgtaaagggagatctaattttgggtatatttgttaactgaaacttttgatgggcaattttgttaagagaaatccataagtgggtaatcatgtaattttctccattttctatgtGAAATCGTTATGTACACAGTCGGATTGGAATCAACGAAGCACTTTGGAGCTTCACGCCCTATGCATGTCAACAATCAACAGTCACTATTGATTTATGTCTCTCCCTCTTTAAATTCAAAGTTTCGAGTTTTGAGTTTGGAGTTTGGACAGTAATTGATatttactaaaaagaaaaaaaaatacagtaaTTGATATATACTCCGGAAGAGGTTTGGTATGCTGTTGGTATATCATAGGACATCACCCattttgtctctctctttttctctcattttaaaATGATTCCCTATCCCTTTTGTATGATATCTCATTCGACGCCTTCATTGATAGTTTGGTATTGTTCGCTAATGTACCATCGGTGCCATACAGATCATCTCCTTATATATTTTTAGGGAAGTGTTTTCAATGGGGAAATGCATGTACAAGAACCAATGGGAGCACACAAAGGAAGTATCCAATGTGACTAGGCTTAGGGTCCACACTCCcccatatataaatatttttcataagttAATGAAAAAAAACTAAGGCTAGGTTTaatcaaaatatttgaaatttatGGTGACATAATTTTGGTAatcaataaatgaaaataaggtaaaaaaaaaaaaaaaaaaaagagaatttgataAAAGAAGTAgacatttaaaatataaatcactcataatgaaaaaaaaaataatcactattgatttatgtttcttttattcaaatttttttttctactttttattttcttaatagcCAAACATAACgtaggggaagaagaatgttgcTTGATTACGTGGTCTGCACCAGTGCAAGGGCCAATGAGGGGACACATAGTAGCATCAATCAGAGGGAGGCTTTCATGCTGAAAGGAACGAGACAATCATTTTATGGGGGTGCTTTTTAGGTGCAAGAACCACACAACCAAACAAccttcttttttccataaacTAAATATCTTGTACATTGTCCTTTGTAGTGTTTGAGAATCTATCAACCTTGCCTTCACAACCCACTTGTGAGTAGCTGATATCATCTCTATTTTCTTATAATACATACTAACTGAAAAAACTTTGTAAGGTCACAAATGCTCTAAAATAATTCCATGGGTAATTTCATTTTAGGAGAAGAGACTTTTTGGTAATTTACTTAAAGGAGAGGTTTGGGGCATGCTGCCAACTTTGGATTTTGACCATTTCCAATGATTTTCCGTCCAACCTCTTGCATGCACGTAGCCCCAGATGATCGACACGTAGCCCCAATGCGTGCATGTGAGAGGTTGAAGAGTTGTTAGAAAGGATCCCTATTAGTCAATTTTCAATAAACTAACAATATGTACCAATCACAAGACTAAACACATAAGGCCAATGGGAGTCTTTTTCATAGGGGGAGGATAGAGGATGACTATTGTTAGGCATCATGTTGGtgtacccaaccttttccctctATAAAAGAAAGCGTGCAATGAAAAAAGTggctatttttttctttcacctaAATGTTTCAAAGCTTCATTTGTAGTGAGCTGTGTATACTATTAAGTATGgatttgggtattttttttggggggggtgggggggagtggAGTGGGGTGGGGTGAGATGGGGTTAGGGTTGTAGTGAGAGAGGTCTCTCTCTAGTTCTTCAAtggtaattttattttgtttcagcAGCTAAGAGTGCATTTGGTAATACTTCAAAAAGgtattttttatgtttccatTATGTGAGAACAAAAATGTATTTGAATGACAATTTGTTTTTGTGTTCTCCCAAAACGAACTGAGTTTATGgaatccaaaacaaaaatacaaaaagccaaggaagagagaggagagagagtggtgcCTTGCTAAAGCTCATGGAGGTGAAAATGATGGCTCTACCTCCTATGATATGTAAAAATCTCATCCATATTGATGCATAGGTGCATGTTCTCGTTAATCTCGCGCTAGTGCAGGGGTCACACTGTCAAGTAGAGAACCCTCTTCTATTAAATACTCCCATTAGTGGCTTCTGCACTGGGGCAAGGGCCACCCGAGTAGTAGTTTCTTTCCGATAGATGGTAAATACATGTATCCAAACGTTTTCATTCAAAAAGTTGCATTTTGGtgtaaagaaacaaaaatctgATTAAATACACAGATTTTTAAGTTAGCTGTATTGCCCTTGTATTATCATAATACTTTTAATTCTCCTTAACAATCTTTTTTGTTAGAACACGtttaggtaaaaaaataaaaaataaaaatgaaagtaaaCA
It encodes the following:
- the LOC122087558 gene encoding protein FAR1-RELATED SEQUENCE 5-like — its product is MDYYINLDQDLLEADLVIQEPDPTMHIQASRKGDDTENDSSLGQEITKADVMVFDESIQETQLTVDIREPLQEDVDKNESGGKESDHASLKKLGSEPYTGLQFGSEDEAYEFYNAYAKEKGFSIRKSRVERSKVDKSVLSRKYVCAHEGFHWTKDKRYKGKVVRSRRETRVDCQAAMSIKRKSGGWMVYKVHHEHNHELVNAVEAYKLRSHRKMMNTMRSIPVKREVGPSENKAQLQDAAQRADNVGINNQDSKNYVNKERKINFGVDWNRTLEYFQSMQSVDSGFFYAAEFGMNQSIRSLFWVDSRAREAYKQFGDVVVFDTSYQTDKYRFPLVSFTGVNHHRHSTVFGSGLLADETVESYVWLFETWLKAMLDQQPPSLITYQDEAMRTAIEKVFPGVRHRFCMWHVAKNELENLGYAFKMHKEFEVEYRKCIHASQKPEEFELGWEALIVKFGLKDNNWLKLMYDQRHHWVPLYLQDAFFAGMTTIKRSEGINSYLNEFLHEGTPLSEFIPQYDHALKQLREKEADEDFVTMHTKTVLTSKSPIEEQAARVFTRTMFSVFRHGFLESSCCIANKTDEEGPVSKYLVHKYNEKDENMHVATFNVVDNGISCSCQMFEFEGMICRHLLKVFQMVNIFEIPPRYILKRWTMSARYLQSIDGVGGCSGEVLKETATKFVEFGSTCTERTSVAINILRVGMGKLSDINMPRRALPPEDLGYDSTFQGQNIIEHKEGNMPDLLLTKAKGHLVTLREKSGFEQSPKKKRIYRTREETRHNMHASSEGVVDQSHLATVLQVHNDHSHHVTMVQGPVLLPPPVALLPGPVILPHPFMMLPGPVDQSQSL